The following coding sequences lie in one Arthrobacter sp. SLBN-122 genomic window:
- a CDS encoding DUF402 domain-containing protein encodes MKDEDELKYPGPAGESGPVLHTTTTRVPNGLQPGQLVVSRNRKWNGKAHWVVPGRYLGEDRHGWWIFQGTNEFCSRPGAAFYTRSDAVLLVPRQGDWVATFYDSAHPAGVRVYIDLAVGHEWTQIRPAVTEFHVIDMDLDVIRTADRGVFIDDQDEFAEHSVSMRYPQQLIEDIQSSADSLYQAVKAQQAPFDGTDVEWFRKGRT; translated from the coding sequence GTGAAGGACGAGGATGAACTGAAGTACCCCGGCCCCGCGGGGGAGTCCGGACCGGTCCTGCACACCACCACCACGCGCGTTCCCAACGGACTGCAGCCGGGCCAGCTGGTGGTTTCCCGGAACCGGAAGTGGAACGGCAAGGCCCACTGGGTGGTGCCGGGCCGGTACCTTGGCGAAGACCGGCATGGCTGGTGGATCTTCCAGGGCACCAACGAGTTCTGTTCCCGCCCCGGCGCCGCGTTCTACACGCGTTCGGACGCCGTCCTGCTGGTGCCGCGCCAGGGTGACTGGGTGGCCACTTTTTACGACTCGGCCCACCCCGCGGGCGTACGGGTCTACATCGACCTGGCGGTCGGCCACGAATGGACACAGATCCGGCCGGCTGTCACCGAGTTCCACGTCATCGACATGGACCTGGACGTCATCCGGACCGCTGACCGCGGCGTCTTCATCGACGACCAGGACGAATTCGCGGAACACAGCGTCTCCATGCGCTATCCGCAGCAATTGATCGAAGATATCCAGTCCTCGGCGGACTCTCTGTACCAGGCCGTGAAGGCACAGCAAGCTCCGTTCGACGGCACCGACGTCGAATGGTTTAGAAAAGGACGCACATGA
- a CDS encoding aldo/keto reductase: MTSYRRVGKSGLTVSTVGLGCNNLGRANTATESQDATDAVVHAAVDAGITLFDVADTYGREPGLSETMLGKALGKRRSGVVLATKFGMDMKGASGPDFGARGSRRYIIQAVEASLRRLGTDWIDLYQFHTPDPLTPIDETLAALDTLVRTGKVRYIGHSNRSGWQIAQAEYVARELGTARFISTQNHYNLLDRRAELEVTPAAEEFGLGVLPYFPLANGLLTGKYAPGHAPEGSRLSHTRTNMVDDADWDQLGRFSAFAKERGLTEIEVAFSWLAAQPSVASVIAGATRPEQVRQNAEAADWIPTPEDLAALDGIFPAVPKVALF; encoded by the coding sequence TTGACCAGTTACCGCCGCGTTGGAAAATCAGGCCTGACCGTCTCCACCGTGGGGCTAGGCTGCAACAACCTCGGCCGCGCCAATACCGCCACTGAGTCGCAGGACGCAACGGACGCCGTCGTCCACGCGGCAGTCGATGCCGGCATTACCCTCTTCGATGTTGCCGACACCTACGGCCGCGAGCCCGGGTTGAGCGAGACCATGCTCGGCAAGGCCCTCGGAAAGCGGCGCTCCGGCGTGGTGCTGGCGACCAAGTTCGGCATGGATATGAAGGGCGCCAGCGGGCCCGACTTCGGTGCCCGCGGGTCGCGGCGGTACATCATCCAGGCGGTGGAGGCTTCGCTGCGGCGCCTGGGCACGGACTGGATTGACCTCTACCAGTTCCACACGCCGGATCCGCTGACCCCCATCGATGAAACCCTCGCGGCGCTGGACACCTTGGTCCGCACCGGCAAGGTCCGCTACATCGGCCACTCCAACCGCTCCGGCTGGCAGATCGCCCAGGCGGAGTACGTGGCACGCGAACTGGGTACCGCCCGCTTCATCTCCACCCAGAACCACTACAACCTCCTGGACCGGCGTGCCGAGCTTGAAGTGACCCCGGCCGCGGAGGAGTTCGGGCTCGGCGTCCTGCCGTACTTCCCGCTGGCCAACGGCCTCCTGACCGGCAAGTACGCACCGGGCCATGCGCCGGAAGGGTCCAGGCTCAGCCACACCCGCACCAATATGGTGGACGACGCCGACTGGGACCAGTTGGGCCGGTTCAGCGCCTTCGCGAAGGAACGCGGGTTGACGGAGATCGAGGTGGCCTTCTCCTGGCTTGCCGCCCAGCCCTCGGTGGCCAGCGTCATCGCCGGGGCCACCAGGCCGGAGCAGGTCAGGCAGAACGCGGAAGCGGCGGACTGGATCCCCACACCCGAAGACCTGGCCGCCCTGGACGGGATCTTCCCGGCGGTGCCCAAGGTCGCGCTCTTCTAG
- a CDS encoding nucleoside hydrolase produces the protein MPAYLLDVDTGIDDALALAYLAALPDTEFVAVTATPGNVDADQVARNTLALLELCGRPGVQVAVGARKPLSIPLQTTPETHGPQGIGYAVLPEPAGRISERDAVDLWIEHARARPGELTALITAPLTNFALALRREPQLPDLLAKVVIMGGAFYHQGNTTPTAEWNTHVDPHAAKEVYAAYRGKPLQKLPIVCSLDTTERMELRPAHVAALARAAGATVPELVLPEDPEGKRSSSDNTLIRHLSDALRFYFEFHRLYDQGYLAHVHDFFAAGVAAGTLNYTARRATVDVETESPLLAGTTVADFRGLWGTPPNARIVAGNNPEQAFRRLVSAVGMLARRVG, from the coding sequence GTGCCCGCCTACCTCCTGGACGTTGATACCGGGATCGACGACGCCCTGGCCCTTGCCTACCTGGCGGCCCTCCCGGACACGGAGTTCGTGGCAGTCACTGCCACTCCCGGCAACGTGGACGCGGACCAGGTGGCCCGCAACACCCTTGCGTTGCTGGAACTGTGCGGACGGCCCGGGGTCCAGGTGGCCGTGGGTGCCCGCAAACCCCTGTCGATCCCGCTGCAGACCACCCCTGAGACCCACGGACCACAGGGGATCGGCTACGCCGTCCTGCCGGAGCCCGCCGGCCGGATCAGCGAACGCGATGCCGTGGACCTGTGGATCGAACATGCCAGGGCCAGGCCGGGGGAGCTTACCGCGCTCATCACCGCCCCGCTGACCAACTTCGCCCTGGCGCTGCGCAGGGAACCGCAACTTCCCGACCTCCTGGCCAAAGTGGTGATCATGGGCGGTGCCTTCTACCACCAGGGCAACACCACCCCCACCGCCGAGTGGAACACGCACGTGGACCCGCACGCCGCCAAGGAGGTTTACGCTGCCTACCGCGGAAAACCGTTGCAGAAACTGCCCATCGTCTGTTCCCTGGACACCACCGAACGCATGGAGCTCCGCCCGGCCCACGTCGCGGCGCTGGCCCGGGCTGCAGGTGCCACCGTTCCCGAGCTGGTGCTCCCGGAAGACCCCGAGGGCAAGCGGAGCAGCTCCGACAACACCCTTATCAGGCACCTTTCGGATGCCCTGCGGTTCTACTTCGAATTCCACCGGCTCTACGATCAGGGCTACCTGGCCCACGTCCACGACTTTTTCGCCGCAGGAGTGGCGGCAGGCACGCTCAACTACACGGCCCGCCGTGCCACCGTAGACGTCGAAACGGAGTCGCCGCTCCTGGCGGGAACCACCGTGGCCGACTTCCGCGGGCTCTGGGGCACGCCCCCCAACGCCAGGATCGTGGCCGGCAACAACCCGGAGCAGGCGTTCCGCCGGCTGGTTTCCGCCGTTGGAATGCTGGCCCGCCGGGTGGGCTGA